The following are encoded in a window of Neomicrococcus lactis genomic DNA:
- a CDS encoding ribonuclease J produces MTQTAAGFADTGRLNAPPKLENGTMRIVALGGLGEIGRNMAVFELNGKLLIVDCGVLFPEEYQPGVDLILPDISYIHDRLEDIVAVVLTHGHEDHIGAVPYLLRLKADIPLVGSQLTLALVEAKLQEHKIRPFTLTVREGDVEQFGPFECEFAAVNHSIPDALAVLIRTEAGSVLHTGDFKMDQLPLDGRITDLRAFARFGEEGVDLFMPDSTNADVPGFTTAEKEIGPVLQGIFGRAKRRIIVASFSSHVHRVQQVLDAAHMHGRKVAFVGRSMVRNMQIAEKLGYLHVPANILVDLKHVDRLPDEQVVLMSTGSQGEPMAALSRMANGDHKIQVNEGDTVILASSLIPGNENAVFRVINGLIRLGADVVHKGNAKVHVSGHASAGELLYCYNILKPKNVMPVHGETRHLAANGKLAVESGIDPKRVLLCEDGSVIDLKDGNARLVGQVDCGFIYVDGSNVGSITDDDLKDRRTLGEEGFISVISVVNRQTGTIVSGPDIHARGVAEDDSVFDEIKPKIAQALEEAVTNNPDHTAHQLQQVVRRTIGTWVARKLRRRPMIVPVVLEV; encoded by the coding sequence ATGACACAAACCGCTGCGGGTTTCGCCGACACCGGTCGCCTTAACGCGCCACCAAAGCTAGAAAATGGCACCATGCGCATCGTTGCGCTCGGCGGTCTCGGAGAGATCGGCCGCAACATGGCCGTCTTCGAGCTCAACGGAAAACTGCTCATCGTTGACTGCGGCGTGCTGTTCCCCGAGGAATATCAGCCCGGCGTGGACTTGATCCTGCCGGACATTTCCTACATTCACGACCGTCTCGAAGACATCGTCGCCGTCGTTCTGACGCACGGCCACGAGGACCACATCGGTGCGGTTCCATATTTGCTTCGTCTCAAGGCAGACATCCCACTCGTGGGCTCCCAGCTGACCCTTGCACTCGTGGAAGCTAAGCTTCAAGAGCACAAGATTCGTCCGTTCACTCTTACTGTGCGTGAAGGCGATGTGGAGCAGTTCGGCCCGTTCGAGTGCGAGTTCGCCGCGGTGAACCACTCGATCCCCGACGCTCTTGCCGTGCTCATCCGCACCGAGGCTGGTTCCGTTCTGCACACGGGCGACTTCAAGATGGACCAGCTCCCTCTTGACGGCCGCATCACTGACTTGCGCGCTTTCGCTCGTTTCGGCGAAGAAGGCGTGGACTTGTTCATGCCGGACTCCACGAACGCCGATGTCCCCGGCTTCACTACGGCCGAAAAGGAAATTGGCCCAGTACTTCAGGGCATCTTTGGCCGCGCGAAGCGCCGCATCATCGTGGCTTCCTTTAGCTCTCACGTACACCGCGTGCAGCAAGTGCTCGACGCCGCTCACATGCATGGCCGCAAGGTTGCATTCGTGGGCCGCTCGATGGTCCGTAATATGCAGATCGCCGAGAAGCTCGGCTACCTGCACGTCCCAGCGAATATCTTGGTTGACCTCAAGCACGTGGATCGCTTGCCGGACGAGCAAGTAGTCCTCATGTCCACGGGTTCTCAGGGCGAACCGATGGCCGCGCTTTCCCGCATGGCCAACGGCGATCACAAGATCCAGGTCAATGAAGGCGACACCGTCATCTTGGCCAGCTCGTTGATTCCAGGCAACGAAAACGCGGTCTTCCGCGTGATCAACGGTCTGATTCGTTTGGGCGCAGACGTTGTTCACAAGGGCAACGCGAAGGTGCACGTCTCCGGTCACGCATCGGCAGGCGAACTGTTGTACTGCTACAACATCCTCAAGCCAAAGAACGTCATGCCAGTGCACGGCGAAACCCGTCACTTGGCCGCCAACGGCAAGCTTGCCGTGGAATCAGGTATCGATCCCAAACGCGTGCTCTTGTGTGAAGACGGCTCTGTCATTGACCTCAAGGACGGCAACGCCCGCCTGGTGGGTCAAGTGGATTGCGGCTTCATCTACGTGGATGGCTCCAACGTTGGTTCCATCACGGATGATGACCTCAAGGACCGCCGCACGCTTGGCGAAGAGGGCTTCATCTCGGTCATCTCCGTGGTCAACCGTCAGACCGGCACGATCGTCTCCGGCCCAGACATCCACGCACGTGGCGTGGCTGAAGACGATTCCGTCTTTGATGAGATCAAGCCGAAGATTGCACAGGCTCTCGAAGAGGCTGTGACCAACAATCCGGACCACACCGCGCACCAATTGCAGCAAGTGGTTCGCCGCACGATCGGCACCTGGGTGGCTCGCAAATTGCGCCGTCGCCCAATGATCGTGCCGGTTGTTCTCGAGGTCTAG
- a CDS encoding heparan-alpha-glucosaminide N-acetyltransferase domain-containing protein, with protein MATSRLTGVDVARGLALIGMFATHVMPLVDMSGSEKTPTWVAYLFAGKSAALFATLAGVGLALLTARAWRARNSASKGKAGRSSSRNSASTSPTSLSAARKSIAVRALSIMVLGFLAGEFSSGIAVILVHYGVLFLMALLLIQCSIKQLLWLGSGWLLLSPIALFFARAWAYDNVAPYRTSGPVLMDLLRPETLLADLFATGYYPLIVWPTYLIAGLAVGRLLHENPGSWRLPWQLVRVGFAMTFVAYLASWTIVNRNWAHVAEAAEVRSQDLQSALVSGQGLNSLEFTPWWFISSAPHAGTQLELLLTLGTSLLVLGLCLILCRSLETGLKQVGDALLWPLAGAGTTTLTLYVGHIVALDVFSTGFASLEPIHRWILLVVIALLFGVFVKAKQVRGPLEWMIHSLATLASGQDTGSKTRRG; from the coding sequence GTGGCTACCTCGAGACTGACCGGCGTTGATGTTGCTCGAGGTCTCGCACTGATCGGCATGTTTGCCACGCACGTGATGCCACTCGTGGATATGAGCGGCTCGGAAAAGACACCCACCTGGGTGGCGTACCTATTCGCGGGCAAGTCCGCGGCACTCTTTGCAACGCTCGCCGGAGTGGGCCTCGCGCTGCTTACAGCTAGAGCTTGGAGAGCCCGAAACAGCGCCAGCAAAGGCAAAGCTGGCAGATCCTCATCACGCAATTCTGCAAGTACATCGCCCACCAGCCTTAGTGCAGCGCGAAAATCAATTGCCGTTCGGGCGCTCAGCATCATGGTTCTCGGGTTCCTCGCCGGCGAGTTCTCCAGCGGAATCGCCGTCATTTTGGTGCACTACGGCGTGCTGTTCCTCATGGCGTTGCTCTTGATTCAATGCAGTATCAAGCAATTGCTGTGGCTGGGTTCGGGGTGGCTATTACTCTCCCCCATCGCACTGTTTTTTGCCCGGGCGTGGGCCTATGACAATGTTGCCCCGTACCGCACTTCCGGTCCGGTCCTCATGGATCTCCTCCGTCCGGAAACGCTGCTGGCAGATCTCTTCGCCACTGGTTACTACCCGCTGATCGTCTGGCCGACGTATCTCATAGCCGGGCTCGCGGTGGGGCGGTTGCTCCACGAAAACCCTGGTTCATGGAGGCTGCCTTGGCAGCTTGTCCGTGTGGGATTCGCGATGACATTTGTTGCATACCTGGCCTCATGGACCATCGTGAACCGAAACTGGGCTCACGTCGCGGAGGCTGCCGAGGTGAGGAGCCAAGACCTTCAATCAGCCCTTGTCTCAGGTCAAGGACTCAACTCGCTCGAATTTACTCCGTGGTGGTTCATCTCCTCCGCGCCGCACGCTGGTACGCAACTGGAGCTGCTGCTCACCCTCGGCACCTCGTTGTTGGTCTTGGGCCTCTGCCTCATCCTTTGCCGATCTCTGGAGACAGGTCTCAAACAAGTCGGCGACGCACTCCTATGGCCATTAGCCGGAGCTGGCACTACAACGCTCACTTTGTACGTGGGCCACATCGTTGCCCTTGACGTCTTTTCCACGGGTTTCGCGTCCCTGGAACCGATTCATCGCTGGATCTTGCTGGTAGTGATCGCCCTTCTCTTCGGCGTCTTCGTGAAGGCAAAACAAGTGCGAGGGCCGCTGGAGTGGATGATCCACTCACTCGCGACCCTCGCATCTGGTCAAGACACCGGCTCAAAAACTCGCCGGGGATAG
- the dapA gene encoding 4-hydroxy-tetrahydrodipicolinate synthase: protein MADSQTSSIKYDYTFGTLSVAMVTPFTTDGAVDYNEAQKLASKLVDDGCDSLVVTGTTGETSTLTDEENLGMFKAVLEAVGDRAKVIAGTGTNDTAHSVSLSKRAADLGVHGLLIVTPYYNKPSQAGVQAHFETIASATDLPVMVYDIPGRSGIAISSETLIRLAEHPNIKAVKDAKADYLATTRVMAQTDLDYYSGDDGLTLPLMAAGAVGLVSVTAHVATQQYRQLVDAMHSGDLATARKLHFQLDPVQRAIMTHIQGAVAAKTILHRQHVLPNAVVRLPLVQPSDAELQPVLADLREAGWEI from the coding sequence ATGGCCGATTCTCAAACTTCTTCGATCAAGTACGACTACACTTTTGGCACCCTCTCGGTTGCGATGGTCACTCCGTTCACCACTGACGGTGCGGTTGACTACAACGAGGCTCAGAAGTTGGCGTCGAAGCTTGTCGATGACGGGTGTGATTCGCTGGTCGTCACGGGCACCACGGGTGAAACCTCTACCCTGACCGACGAAGAAAACCTCGGCATGTTCAAGGCCGTCCTTGAGGCTGTTGGTGACCGCGCGAAGGTGATTGCGGGAACTGGCACCAATGACACGGCCCACTCCGTGAGCTTGTCTAAGAGAGCTGCTGACTTGGGTGTTCACGGCCTGTTGATCGTGACGCCGTACTACAACAAGCCCAGCCAGGCTGGCGTTCAGGCGCACTTCGAAACCATCGCATCCGCCACGGATCTCCCCGTCATGGTCTATGACATTCCGGGACGTTCCGGCATCGCGATCAGCTCGGAAACCCTTATTCGCTTGGCCGAGCATCCGAACATCAAGGCCGTCAAGGACGCGAAGGCGGACTACCTCGCCACCACCCGCGTGATGGCCCAGACGGATCTCGACTACTACTCGGGAGACGACGGACTCACATTGCCTCTCATGGCAGCCGGCGCCGTAGGCCTCGTCAGTGTGACGGCCCACGTCGCTACGCAGCAGTACCGCCAGCTGGTTGACGCCATGCACTCTGGCGACCTTGCAACCGCTCGCAAGCTGCACTTCCAGCTTGACCCCGTGCAGCGCGCCATCATGACCCACATTCAGGGTGCTGTCGCTGCCAAAACTATTCTTCATCGGCAGCACGTGTTGCCGAACGCCGTGGTTCGGTTGCCGCTTGTGCAACCTTCGGACGCGGAACTACAACCCGTTCTGGCTGACCTACGTGAGGCCGGATGGGAGATCTAG